The Coffea arabica cultivar ET-39 chromosome 1e, Coffea Arabica ET-39 HiFi, whole genome shotgun sequence genome has a window encoding:
- the LOC113691398 gene encoding uncharacterized protein, whose protein sequence is MQNQISQMAISINRLESQVNGRLPSQPELNLKNVSAMTLRSGKEIQGSELVTPKDKDEEKIEKELQAENTSTKNPVVLPDPIINVKTNPPPFLCRLEKSKKQDKEKEILEVLRKVEINIPLLDAIKQVMKYAKFLRDLCVNRKRLRGDERVIVGENVSAVLQRKLPPKCGDPGRFTVPCKIANTLIRNTLLDLGVSINVMPKSMYASLNLSPLKETEIIIQLANRTNAYPDGLVEDVLVKVNELIFPADFYVLNMDDDHSPDPSPLCY, encoded by the coding sequence ATGCAAAATCAGATAAGTCAGATGGCAATATCAATCAACCGTCTGGAGTCTCAAGTAAATGGAAGATTGCCATCCCAACCTGAACTGAACCTAAAGAACGTAAGTGCAATGACTTTAAGGAGCGGGAAGGAAATTCAGGGGTCCGAACTCGTGACTCCAAAGGATAAGGACGAAGAGAAGATTGAGAAAGAACTTCAGGCAGAGAATACAAGCACCAAAAATCCAGTGGTACTCCCTGACCCGATCATAAACGTTAAAACTAATCCCCCTCCATTTCTTTGCAGGTTGGAGAAATCGAAGAAGCAGGACAAGGAGAAAGAGATCCTGGAGGTGCTTCGCAAAGTAGAGATCAATATCCCCCTACTAGACGCCATCAAGCAAGTGATGAAGTATGCAAAATTTCTGAGGGACCTATGTGTCAATCGAAAGAGGCTGAGGGGAGATGAAAGAGTTATTGTTGGGGAGAATGTGTCAGCAGTTCTCCAAAGAAAGCTACCACCAAAGTGTGGGGATCCAGGTAGGTTTACTGTCCCATGTAAGATAGCTAATACTCTGATTAGGAATACCCTGCTAGATTTAGGAGTATCGATCAACGTAATGCCTAAATCTATGTATGCTTCTTTGAACCTCAGTCCATTAAAAGAAACCGAGATAATAATTCAATTAGCTAACCGAACAAATGCATACCCTGATGGGTTGGTAGAGGACGTGCTGGTTAAAGTTAATGAATTGATATTCCCGGCTGACTTTTATGTACTTAATATGGATGATGATCATTCCCCGGACCCCTCACCTTTGTGCTACTAG
- the LOC113691389 gene encoding uncharacterized protein, which produces MRKETRQLREEQSSVVSQRSEPGVEPKDSFGDTSSDSDQEKIAMANARILRELAALDLNQQPLCITFSTLNNNTPFKLKSGLIHLLPSFHGLSCEEPYKHLQEFDIVCNSMKPSEITEEQIKMRAFPFSLKDSAKDWLYYLPPGSITTWDQDRSIIDAASGGTLVNKTSRAAWELIEGMAENSQQFGTREDVPIRKVNEVETSSIQQQLTELTSFVRQLAVGYASQAKVYEICTGLGHST; this is translated from the exons atgagaaaggaAACCAGACAGCTCCGAGAAGAGCAGTCCAGTGTTGTATCTCAGAGATCTGAGCCAGGAGTTGAACCAAAGGATTCGTTTGGTGACACTTCGAGTGACTCTGATCAAGAGAAAATTGCTATGGCTAATGCACGAatattaagggagttggctgctcttgatttaaatcagcagcctTTATGCATTACTTTTTCCACTTTAAATAATAACACTCCGTTCAAATTAAAATCTGGTCTAATTCATCTTTTACCTTCTTTTCATGGTTTATCATGTGAGGAGCCGTATAAGCATCTGCAGGAGTTTGATATCGTGTGTAATAGTATGAAACCCTCAGAAATCACAgaagagcagataaaaatgagggcattccCCTTCTCCTTGAAAGATTCTGCAAAAGACTGGTTATACTACCTACCACCGggtagtatcaccacgtgggacca AGACAGGAGTATCATTGATGCTGCGAGTGGAGGGACACTGGTGAATAAGACTTCTAGAGCAGCGTGGGAGTTAATTGAGGGAATGGCAGAGAATTCACAACAATTCGGTACGAGGGAGGATGTTCCAATACGTAAGGTAAATGAGGTAGAGACATCTTCTATCCAGCAGCAGTTGACCGAGTTGACTTCTTTTGTTAGGCAACTGGCTGTAGGATACGCATCTCAGGCCAAGGTGTACGAAATTTGCACTGGTTTGGGTCACTCTACGTAG